The following coding sequences are from one Paenibacillus sp. FSL R5-0912 window:
- a CDS encoding SDR family oxidoreductase, with translation MGKIICITGASSGIGLASALKFAQEGWTVYAGTRHLERDQELYRNVDNLQFVELEVTQPDSIQRVIDQIDQERGTLDVLFCNAGFGYLRALGQAPFTDIERIFDTNVYGVMHTIRAALPLLRKTGYGHIVATSSVGGLIGQPMNEIYCASKFAVEGLLESLATYYKPQFNIDITLLEPGAIATEFNKTVLGHVADTGGILEDEYKPILDAYTGTFLKRNVEPQTSESVADVMWDLVQLETKPLRLRTSERAEEFVSRKVSTDPTGLDGVLHIRKIQLDM, from the coding sequence ATGGGCAAAATCATCTGCATCACCGGAGCATCATCCGGCATCGGCCTGGCGTCCGCGCTGAAGTTTGCACAGGAAGGCTGGACGGTCTACGCCGGCACCCGCCATCTGGAGCGCGATCAGGAATTGTACCGCAATGTGGACAATCTGCAGTTCGTAGAACTGGAGGTTACACAGCCGGACAGTATTCAGCGGGTTATCGACCAGATTGACCAGGAGCGCGGTACGCTGGATGTACTGTTCTGCAATGCCGGGTTCGGCTATCTCCGGGCGCTTGGACAAGCTCCATTCACTGATATCGAGCGCATATTCGACACTAATGTGTACGGGGTTATGCATACGATCCGGGCTGCACTGCCCCTGCTGCGCAAGACCGGCTACGGCCATATTGTGGCTACGTCCAGTGTCGGCGGGCTCATTGGACAACCGATGAACGAAATCTACTGCGCCAGCAAATTCGCGGTGGAGGGACTGCTGGAGAGTCTGGCTACCTATTACAAGCCGCAATTCAATATCGACATTACCCTGCTTGAGCCGGGTGCCATCGCTACAGAATTCAATAAGACTGTCCTTGGGCATGTAGCGGACACCGGCGGCATCCTCGAAGATGAGTACAAGCCGATTCTCGATGCCTACACAGGGACGTTCCTGAAACGGAATGTAGAACCGCAGACTTCAGAGTCCGTAGCAGACGTCATGTGGGATCTGGTTCAGCTGGAGACCAAGCCGCTGCGCCTGCGCACCTCCGAACGGGCCGAAGAATTCGTCTCCCGTAAGGTCAGTACAGACCCTACAGGACTTGATGGTGTTCTTCATATTCGCAAAATCCAGCTGGATATGTAA
- the pyk gene encoding pyruvate kinase, producing MRKTKIVCTIGPSSESPEMLRKLIQAGMNVARLNFAHGELYEHAERIRRIREAAKELNQYVAVLLDIKGPEIRIGKMASDYAELVPGETVVLTTEEVPGTKDRIQVTYKQLPQDVKPGSIILIDDGLVRLEVVHAEGTEITCLIKNGGKLKQRKGVNVPGVKTSLPGVTEKDVRHIKFGIEHNIDIIAQSFVRKAEDILEIKRILSEHKAGHIQVIAKIENDEGVENLDAILSVADGLMVARGDLGVDLPVEDVPLVQKDMIRKCNLAGKPVITATHMLESMQMNPRPTRAEAGDVANAIFDGTDSVMLSGESAAGKYPLESVETMARIAARAESVLGRHGRCSRKDDEAATNVTSVIGEAVARTALVLSAKAILALTESGFTARMIAKHKPAAPVIAVSTKESVLYALSLTWGVTPLLRSVSASSTDAAIAAAVVLAKSAGYVQDGDLVVITAGVPAGCTGTTNLLRVHQVGESL from the coding sequence ATGCGCAAAACTAAAATCGTCTGCACCATCGGTCCATCCAGCGAAAGCCCAGAAATGCTCCGGAAGCTGATCCAAGCTGGTATGAACGTTGCCCGCCTGAACTTCGCCCACGGAGAGCTATACGAGCACGCGGAGCGCATCCGGCGCATCCGGGAAGCAGCCAAAGAGCTGAACCAGTACGTTGCCGTCCTGCTCGACATCAAAGGTCCGGAAATCCGGATCGGTAAAATGGCCTCGGACTACGCGGAGCTGGTACCGGGTGAAACCGTGGTTCTGACCACCGAGGAAGTGCCCGGCACCAAGGACCGCATTCAAGTCACCTACAAGCAGCTGCCCCAAGATGTGAAGCCCGGCAGCATCATCCTGATCGATGACGGTCTGGTCCGTCTGGAGGTCGTACATGCCGAAGGCACCGAGATCACCTGCCTCATCAAAAACGGCGGCAAGCTGAAGCAGCGTAAGGGCGTAAACGTTCCCGGCGTCAAAACCAGCCTCCCCGGCGTAACCGAGAAGGACGTCCGGCACATCAAGTTCGGCATTGAGCACAACATCGACATCATCGCCCAATCCTTCGTCCGCAAAGCCGAAGACATTCTCGAAATCAAACGTATCCTCAGCGAGCACAAGGCCGGCCATATCCAAGTCATTGCCAAGATCGAAAATGACGAGGGCGTGGAGAACCTGGACGCCATCCTGAGCGTAGCTGACGGCCTGATGGTAGCCCGCGGCGACCTGGGCGTAGACCTGCCGGTGGAGGACGTGCCGCTGGTTCAGAAAGATATGATCAGGAAGTGCAACCTGGCAGGTAAACCAGTCATCACCGCCACCCACATGCTGGAGTCCATGCAGATGAACCCGCGTCCGACCCGTGCGGAAGCGGGCGATGTCGCCAACGCTATCTTCGACGGCACTGATTCCGTCATGCTGTCCGGCGAATCCGCCGCAGGCAAGTACCCGCTGGAGTCCGTCGAGACCATGGCCCGTATCGCTGCCCGCGCCGAGTCCGTCCTGGGACGCCACGGCCGCTGTAGCCGCAAGGATGACGAGGCTGCCACCAACGTAACCAGCGTCATCGGCGAAGCCGTTGCCCGTACCGCCCTTGTGCTCTCCGCCAAGGCCATTCTCGCCTTGACCGAAAGCGGCTTTACCGCCCGGATGATCGCCAAGCACAAGCCGGCTGCACCGGTCATCGCCGTATCCACCAAAGAGAGTGTATTGTACGCCCTGTCCTTGACCTGGGGTGTAACTCCGCTGCTCCGCAGCGTGTCCGCTTCCAGCACTGATGCAGCCATAGCAGCCGCCGTTGTACTGGCCAAGTCGGCTGGTTACGTGCAAGATGGCGACCTGGTAGTCATCACCGCCGGTGTCCCTGCAGGCTGCACCGGAACCACCAACCTGCTGCGGGTTCACCAAGTAGGCGAATCGCTCTAA
- a CDS encoding MBL fold metallo-hydrolase — protein sequence MFRWKRGPVTLFQSDLYMTNSLVMETENCVLVTDPCWLPREVEEIRRYVDNILGARRLLLLFTHSDFDHIIGYGAFRGAEVIASRAFADKSAGEREDILEQIRAFDDSYYLRRDYEITYPQVDHVMEEEGQTLVFGDLKLTGYAAPGHTDDGLFTIVESAGLFIAGDYLSDVEFPYIYDSSLAYEATLGKLEQILARHPFTLLVPGHGEATDSSVELERRREESLKYIHNMRTAVASGIQETVDALIEGCAFPRNMSNFHRSNQALIAKELAGKAED from the coding sequence ATGTTTAGATGGAAGCGTGGCCCTGTCACTCTGTTCCAAAGTGATCTGTACATGACGAATTCACTTGTTATGGAGACGGAGAATTGTGTGCTGGTAACCGATCCCTGCTGGCTGCCCCGTGAGGTGGAGGAAATCCGGCGGTATGTAGACAACATTCTTGGCGCGAGAAGGCTGCTCCTGTTATTCACCCATTCTGATTTCGATCATATTATCGGATATGGGGCCTTCAGAGGGGCTGAAGTCATTGCAAGCAGGGCATTCGCGGACAAAAGCGCCGGGGAACGCGAAGATATTCTTGAACAGATCCGGGCATTTGACGATAGTTATTATCTCAGGAGAGACTATGAAATCACGTATCCGCAGGTGGATCATGTGATGGAAGAGGAAGGTCAGACGCTGGTATTCGGGGATTTGAAGCTGACGGGATATGCTGCGCCGGGCCATACGGATGATGGGCTATTTACTATAGTGGAGTCTGCCGGGCTGTTCATTGCCGGAGACTACTTGTCTGACGTGGAGTTTCCCTATATCTACGACAGCAGTCTGGCTTACGAAGCAACGCTCGGCAAGCTGGAGCAGATATTGGCGCGGCACCCGTTCACGCTGCTGGTCCCCGGACATGGGGAGGCAACGGACAGCAGCGTAGAACTGGAGCGGCGCAGGGAAGAGAGCCTGAAGTATATCCACAACATGCGTACGGCTGTAGCTTCAGGCATCCAGGAAACGGTTGATGCTCTGATCGAAGGCTGTGCGTTCCCGCGCAATATGTCCAACTTCCACCGCAGCAATCAGGCGCTGATCGCGAAGGAGCTGGCCGGGAAAGCGGAAGACTGA
- a CDS encoding ABC transporter permease subunit, whose amino-acid sequence MRLIKKNSIFYVMMLPVIVYFAVFSYYPLAKGLQTSLQDYKLMGERPYIGLDNYNQVIHDPTFWDALWNTVYIGGGILITGFIAPLLIALSLNEVMKSWFKRTAQLVLYVPHLLSWVVIGGIFIFLLSPDSGLVNLLLVQIFGIQPINFMADEAWARIIMIGSAVWKDMGYNCILFLAGIAGISPTLYEAARMDGATRWQQVRYVTLPQLMNTMKVILLLNTLGIFRIFDQIFVMRNPAIASKVDVLMMYTFQKGIMEIRIGPAAAASFFVVLFTLVLASVVRKMTRFDEV is encoded by the coding sequence ATGAGATTGATCAAGAAAAACTCGATATTCTACGTCATGATGCTTCCGGTGATCGTTTACTTTGCAGTATTCTCGTATTACCCGCTAGCGAAAGGCCTGCAGACCAGTTTACAGGACTACAAGCTTATGGGCGAACGTCCTTACATCGGACTGGATAATTATAATCAGGTGATTCACGATCCGACCTTTTGGGATGCACTATGGAATACGGTATATATAGGCGGCGGGATTCTCATTACCGGTTTCATCGCTCCGCTGCTAATTGCCCTTTCTTTGAACGAAGTCATGAAGAGCTGGTTCAAGAGAACTGCGCAGCTGGTGCTGTACGTTCCGCATTTGTTATCCTGGGTGGTCATCGGCGGGATTTTTATTTTCCTTCTGTCCCCCGACAGCGGACTCGTGAATTTGCTGCTGGTCCAAATATTTGGTATCCAGCCGATTAATTTTATGGCGGATGAAGCCTGGGCAAGAATTATAATGATTGGTTCGGCCGTGTGGAAGGATATGGGCTACAATTGCATTTTGTTTCTGGCCGGCATTGCAGGGATTAGCCCTACTCTATACGAAGCCGCCCGGATGGACGGGGCAACAAGGTGGCAGCAGGTGCGCTATGTGACGCTGCCGCAGTTAATGAACACGATGAAGGTAATCCTGCTGCTGAATACACTGGGGATATTCCGGATATTTGACCAGATCTTCGTGATGCGGAATCCGGCAATTGCAAGCAAGGTCGATGTGCTCATGATGTATACGTTCCAGAAAGGAATTATGGAGATCCGTATAGGCCCGGCGGCGGCGGCCAGCTTCTTCGTCGTTTTATTTACACTGGTGCTAGCTTCTGTGGTTAGAAAAATGACACGTTTTGATGAGGTGTAA
- a CDS encoding S66 family peptidase: MIKYPVLEPRAVIGVTAPSSGVGEELRELLELACSRLQEQGYGVVCGATAWTQDKAKSAPASVRAAEFNAMMADDSIGLVIPPWGGELLIEILEQVDFDHMKVKWILGYSDISVLLLAVTLKTGIATAHGTNFVDLRGEETDPVTAMWESVLSTASGQSVLQHSSQQYQLEWGGAEPSPHVFNLTEVTNWKTVGNQNVTMQGRLLGGCIDVIRHLIGTPYGEVRHFQQHYIQNEPILWYLENCELSVTDLRRSLLQMKLAGWFENCSGLMFGRSAAGRPMENYTVEDVYQELASELGLPVVYDIDCGHLPPQITLVNGAFAEVLAGAGKGTVKQYFRA, translated from the coding sequence ATGATCAAATATCCGGTATTAGAGCCAAGAGCAGTTATAGGTGTAACAGCACCCTCATCAGGAGTAGGGGAGGAACTGCGTGAACTGCTCGAGCTAGCCTGCAGCCGGTTGCAGGAGCAGGGTTATGGCGTGGTATGCGGAGCAACGGCGTGGACGCAGGATAAGGCCAAGTCTGCACCGGCAAGCGTGCGTGCGGCTGAATTCAATGCCATGATGGCCGATGACAGCATCGGGCTCGTGATCCCGCCTTGGGGCGGGGAGCTGCTGATCGAGATTCTGGAGCAGGTAGATTTCGATCACATGAAGGTCAAATGGATTCTCGGCTACTCTGATATTAGTGTGCTGCTGCTGGCAGTTACTCTTAAGACGGGGATCGCCACTGCCCACGGTACAAATTTTGTTGACCTGCGTGGCGAAGAGACCGACCCGGTGACGGCCATGTGGGAATCAGTGCTGTCTACAGCAAGCGGGCAATCGGTACTTCAGCATTCCTCGCAGCAGTACCAGCTGGAATGGGGAGGCGCGGAGCCTTCACCCCATGTGTTCAACCTTACGGAAGTCACCAATTGGAAGACTGTAGGTAATCAGAACGTAACTATGCAGGGCCGTCTGCTCGGCGGCTGCATTGATGTAATCCGGCATCTCATCGGCACGCCGTATGGGGAGGTGCGGCATTTCCAGCAGCATTACATCCAGAATGAGCCTATCCTGTGGTATCTGGAGAACTGTGAGCTGTCGGTAACGGATCTGCGCAGGTCCCTGCTGCAGATGAAGCTGGCCGGCTGGTTCGAGAATTGCTCGGGTCTGATGTTCGGCCGTAGTGCAGCGGGTCGCCCTATGGAGAATTACACCGTAGAAGATGTCTACCAGGAGCTTGCCAGCGAGCTGGGGCTGCCGGTTGTGTATGATATCGATTGCGGCCATCTGCCGCCGCAGATTACGCTGGTGAACGGGGCGTTTGCGGAGGTGTTGGCTGGAGCTGGTAAAGGGACTGTGAAGCAGTATTTCCGGGCGTAA
- a CDS encoding LacI family DNA-binding transcriptional regulator produces the protein MATIDDVAKASGVSKGTVSSVFSKKRPISKEVTERVLAAAKELNYKPNYWARSLANKSTRIVGLDIQGEKFKFSQFHLSLLNGVLSVCYEQGYRLLVNTLSHTYQNQLEHMVTGPADGEILLNPESDDERIIERLSGDIPIVLIGRPSAEFENHVSYVDNDNVSMTEQTTRYLLDLGHRNFLFLNAPADRTVAVDRASGFLAAIQKAGLPESSYKIIYKPDPDNSSLDFGYKTTLEELQANQAITAVISDTDTMALGVYKAAEALSISIPGQLSVFAFSDDSIFSPEFAPPLTGVRLHAERLGREAATMLIEQMSGNLKTVKRTIVPTDMVIRSSCAAPITIHGGNQS, from the coding sequence ATGGCTACCATCGATGATGTGGCAAAAGCATCAGGCGTTTCTAAGGGAACCGTATCAAGTGTGTTCAGCAAAAAAAGACCGATCAGCAAGGAAGTCACAGAGCGTGTACTGGCGGCAGCCAAAGAACTTAATTACAAGCCTAATTATTGGGCCAGAAGCCTGGCGAACAAGTCGACCCGCATTGTAGGCCTTGATATTCAAGGAGAGAAATTCAAGTTTAGCCAGTTTCACCTCTCACTTCTAAATGGAGTGTTAAGTGTCTGTTATGAACAGGGTTACCGGCTGCTCGTCAATACGCTCTCCCATACGTATCAGAACCAGCTGGAGCATATGGTCACAGGCCCGGCCGACGGGGAGATTCTGCTGAATCCGGAGAGTGATGATGAGCGGATTATCGAACGGCTATCCGGGGATATCCCCATCGTGCTGATCGGCAGGCCGTCCGCTGAGTTCGAGAATCATGTTTCTTATGTGGACAATGACAACGTCAGTATGACTGAGCAGACTACCCGCTACCTGCTTGATCTGGGACACAGGAATTTCTTATTTCTGAACGCGCCGGCAGACCGGACTGTTGCGGTTGACCGGGCCAGCGGTTTTCTTGCTGCCATCCAGAAAGCAGGGCTTCCAGAGTCATCCTACAAAATCATATATAAGCCTGATCCGGACAATTCTTCGCTCGATTTCGGGTATAAGACAACGCTTGAGGAGCTTCAGGCCAATCAGGCAATTACAGCAGTTATCTCAGATACAGACACCATGGCGCTCGGTGTTTACAAAGCGGCGGAAGCGCTCAGTATCAGCATCCCCGGTCAATTATCTGTATTCGCCTTTAGCGACGATTCCATATTCTCACCAGAGTTCGCACCGCCGCTCACGGGTGTCCGCCTTCACGCCGAACGCCTGGGACGGGAAGCAGCAACTATGCTGATCGAACAGATGTCAGGGAACCTGAAGACCGTCAAAAGAACGATTGTGCCAACCGATATGGTCATCCGCAGCTCCTGTGCTGCACCCATTACAATCCATGGAGGAAATCAATCATGA
- a CDS encoding AI-2E family transporter has product MDVFKRYFANLTVRRFLILALIGLLLYSIRDMLNLVLLTFLIAYVMNSFQVLLSKRIGKYVKVNSKVIIIILYLALITMIVLALVKYLPKVFSQIKQLTAFLGTLTSDDIPQNEIMQYLFSMVKELNYQSYLNQGIEYVFKISDWGTTFVLSTILSLVFILEKNRIVNFTSRLRESKISWFYVELEYFGKKFIASFGKVIEAQILIALFNTLFTVVGLWILGFFFEPFPYLFALAIMIFMLSLIPVVGFVISLIPLCIIGYNTGGLVMTIYILAMIAVLHVMEGYFLNPKLMSSKMNLPMFYTFIVLLFSEHYIGVWGLILGIPIFVFFLDILEISRDKPGT; this is encoded by the coding sequence ATGGATGTATTCAAGCGTTACTTTGCAAATTTAACAGTCCGCCGCTTTTTAATTCTGGCACTGATTGGACTGCTGCTGTACAGTATTAGAGACATGCTGAATCTGGTGCTGCTGACGTTCCTGATTGCTTATGTAATGAACAGCTTTCAGGTGCTTTTGAGCAAAAGAATCGGCAAATATGTCAAGGTGAACAGCAAGGTAATTATTATTATTTTGTACTTAGCGCTCATCACTATGATCGTATTGGCCCTTGTCAAATATCTGCCCAAGGTCTTCTCGCAGATTAAGCAATTAACCGCGTTTCTCGGAACACTAACCTCTGACGACATCCCACAGAACGAGATTATGCAGTATTTATTCAGCATGGTTAAGGAATTGAACTACCAGAGCTATTTGAATCAAGGCATTGAATACGTGTTCAAAATCAGTGACTGGGGAACTACGTTCGTCCTGTCAACGATTCTGAGCCTTGTCTTCATCCTGGAGAAAAACAGAATTGTCAACTTCACCTCCCGTCTGAGAGAGAGCAAGATTTCCTGGTTCTATGTGGAACTGGAGTATTTCGGCAAGAAATTCATAGCCTCCTTCGGTAAAGTCATTGAAGCACAGATCCTGATTGCGCTGTTCAATACTTTGTTCACGGTTGTCGGATTATGGATCCTGGGCTTCTTTTTCGAACCCTTCCCGTATCTCTTTGCGCTCGCTATTATGATCTTCATGCTCAGTCTGATTCCAGTGGTCGGCTTTGTCATTTCGCTTATTCCGCTGTGCATCATCGGCTACAATACCGGTGGACTGGTGATGACGATCTACATACTGGCGATGATTGCCGTGCTGCATGTCATGGAAGGCTACTTCCTCAACCCTAAGCTGATGTCCTCCAAAATGAACCTTCCGATGTTCTACACCTTCATCGTGCTGTTATTCTCAGAGCATTATATTGGCGTATGGGGACTGATTCTCGGTATTCCGATCTTCGTCTTTTTCCTGGATATTCTGGAGATTAGCCGTGATAAGCCGGGTACCTGA
- a CDS encoding extracellular solute-binding protein — translation MSMKKNAALSVVLAGTVLLSACGSNNGNASSPSTTTVPPTSSESTSPAAATEGMKLEILSGNVGGKTPEGNTEFAQAISDKTGLDVTLDKPASDYDQKVLTALSSGAKYDLIEVSDLAKLNAFIDQGVVTDLTSFVQGSKILSDPAVIPSGEWEQLKGPDGKIYGVFSKFQGATMPIVRKDWLNKLGLKEPKTLDELYAVLKAFKEEDPDGNGKADTYGLSTSGLYDIQGIMSAAGLKYRYVMEDGKRTIPYATDAAIPMYEWFAKLVKEGIMDPNFITNDTAKMRNLFLTDRVGMVTYWDAWVGMFNNLKQQEDAATTFQAAGMASLQAADGTILMRRGDPDFWIIPANAPHPEAAKKFLEFWNTEDGILLGSLGVEDYDYTVDNGQYTLTDTGKEANMDHGVPYWYNSTVKPQFPALPGVEEAMALSRQYATLELSLPTWPDAEKIVTNYALKAMSGQMPAGDAVEQMQKELKAANLID, via the coding sequence ATGAGTATGAAGAAGAATGCAGCACTCTCAGTAGTTTTGGCCGGGACTGTTCTATTGTCCGCATGCGGAAGCAACAACGGCAACGCATCTTCACCATCAACAACAACAGTACCACCGACATCCTCGGAAAGTACGTCTCCGGCGGCAGCAACAGAGGGCATGAAGCTTGAAATTCTATCCGGTAACGTTGGAGGGAAAACGCCTGAGGGCAATACGGAATTCGCGCAGGCCATCAGCGATAAGACAGGTCTTGATGTGACACTGGACAAGCCCGCCAGCGACTATGACCAGAAGGTGCTGACCGCGCTCAGCTCGGGTGCGAAATACGATTTAATCGAGGTCAGTGACTTGGCCAAGCTGAATGCGTTCATTGACCAGGGTGTGGTTACCGATCTGACAAGCTTCGTGCAAGGCTCCAAGATCCTGTCGGATCCTGCGGTGATTCCCTCCGGTGAATGGGAGCAGCTGAAAGGCCCGGACGGTAAAATATACGGCGTGTTCTCCAAATTTCAAGGCGCAACCATGCCTATCGTGCGTAAGGACTGGCTGAACAAGCTGGGCCTGAAGGAGCCTAAAACACTTGATGAGCTGTATGCTGTCCTGAAGGCTTTCAAGGAAGAGGACCCGGACGGGAACGGGAAGGCAGATACCTATGGACTCAGTACTTCGGGACTTTATGATATCCAGGGGATTATGAGCGCGGCCGGGCTGAAATACAGATATGTGATGGAGGACGGTAAACGTACCATTCCTTATGCAACCGATGCGGCAATTCCGATGTATGAATGGTTCGCCAAGCTTGTGAAGGAAGGGATTATGGACCCGAATTTCATTACGAATGACACCGCCAAGATGCGCAACCTCTTTCTGACCGACCGTGTCGGGATGGTCACGTACTGGGATGCCTGGGTAGGAATGTTCAATAACCTGAAGCAGCAGGAAGATGCGGCTACAACCTTCCAGGCAGCAGGGATGGCAAGCCTCCAGGCAGCGGATGGTACGATCTTAATGCGCCGGGGAGACCCGGATTTCTGGATTATTCCGGCCAATGCGCCTCATCCCGAGGCTGCTAAGAAGTTCCTTGAATTCTGGAATACAGAAGACGGGATCCTACTCGGAAGCCTGGGCGTCGAGGATTACGACTATACCGTGGATAACGGACAATACACACTGACGGATACCGGCAAGGAAGCAAACATGGACCACGGTGTTCCCTATTGGTATAACTCCACGGTGAAGCCGCAATTCCCTGCTCTGCCTGGTGTTGAAGAGGCGATGGCGCTCTCCAGGCAGTACGCGACACTTGAGCTTTCACTGCCAACATGGCCGGATGCTGAGAAGATTGTGACGAATTACGCGCTTAAAGCAATGTCCGGCCAGATGCCGGCGGGAGACGCGGTAGAACAGATGCAGAAAGAATTGAAGGCGGCAAATTTAATCGATTAA
- a CDS encoding carbohydrate ABC transporter permease, translating into MNIERMERRGWGNRTFDALNAIFLILLMLTMIIPFANVVALAFSSGMASMKPEIILFPKEFSIEGFGTVWNSLDLRRPFMNSVIVTVTGTLLHVLLSSMAGFVLIQPQLPGKKFMVSFILLTMMIPQDAIMIPLYLVNQDLHLINTLSSLVLSGMISGFSILLMRNFFLSVPYEMCESAQIDGLGMLRIFTTIYMRLAITGVATVTLFEFVSRWNMLSAPVLFINDSHKITLQVALKSMITDASATSGNLLITTNVRMAGILISIMPLLAVYPFIQRYFMKGLMLGANKE; encoded by the coding sequence ATGAATATCGAACGCATGGAGAGAAGGGGATGGGGGAACAGGACGTTTGATGCTCTGAACGCGATTTTCCTGATCCTGCTGATGTTAACGATGATTATCCCTTTTGCCAATGTAGTCGCACTCGCCTTCTCTTCCGGGATGGCTTCCATGAAGCCTGAGATCATTCTGTTTCCCAAAGAATTCAGTATAGAAGGCTTCGGTACAGTGTGGAACAGTCTGGATCTAAGGCGTCCGTTCATGAACAGCGTAATTGTCACGGTCACCGGTACGCTTCTGCATGTGCTGCTGTCCAGCATGGCGGGGTTTGTACTTATCCAGCCGCAATTGCCCGGCAAGAAATTCATGGTTTCATTTATTCTGCTGACGATGATGATTCCGCAGGACGCAATTATGATTCCGCTCTATCTGGTGAATCAGGACCTGCATCTTATAAATACGCTAAGCTCCCTGGTCCTATCCGGTATGATCTCCGGCTTTTCAATTTTGCTGATGCGCAATTTTTTCCTGAGTGTTCCCTATGAGATGTGTGAATCTGCGCAGATTGACGGCTTAGGGATGCTGCGTATTTTCACAACAATCTATATGCGACTGGCAATCACCGGGGTCGCTACGGTCACCTTGTTTGAATTTGTGAGCCGGTGGAACATGCTGAGTGCTCCGGTTCTGTTTATTAACGACAGCCACAAGATTACCCTTCAGGTCGCCCTCAAGTCGATGATCACAGATGCGAGTGCCACATCCGGTAATCTGCTGATTACCACCAATGTCCGGATGGCCGGAATCCTCATTTCGATTATGCCGCTGTTGGCCGTATACCCCTTCATCCAAAGATATTTCATGAAAGGCCTCATGTTAGGCGCGAACAAAGAATAG
- a CDS encoding transposase, whose amino-acid sequence MLRRYEINDQDWERVKELLPPENRGEGRPSKPNRMMLNGMLWKVKTGAPWRDLPERFGPWKTVYSRFRLLSNNDLFQPKH is encoded by the coding sequence ATGCTAAGACGCTACGAAATTAACGACCAGGACTGGGAACGGGTTAAAGAACTATTGCCACCCGAAAATAGAGGCGAAGGCAGACCGTCGAAACCCAACCGGATGATGCTTAATGGAATGCTTTGGAAAGTCAAAACAGGTGCGCCTTGGCGTGATTTGCCTGAACGGTTTGGTCCTTGGAAAACCGTGTACTCCCGATTTCGTTTGTTGAGTAACAACGACCTTTTTCAACCGAAACACTAG